Proteins from a genomic interval of Vreelandella profundi:
- the dnaQ gene encoding DNA polymerase III subunit epsilon — MRQIILDTETTGIDPKDGHRLVEIGAVEMVNRRFTGRTYHQYINPERHIDAEVVAIHGIDNAKIANEPVFAKIADEFWAFIDGAELVIHNAPFDVGFIDHELGMLNKQRSGVSLGPVREHCGVLDTLTMARKMHPGQRNSLDALCKRYDIDNGHRVLHGALLDAEILADVYLAMTGGQTALTLDAASASEQQQADTSNEGLSIQRLTLAPGQLRVVRPTEQEQAAHKAKCEAHQLTWFEGAGNDA, encoded by the coding sequence ATGCGTCAAATCATCTTAGATACTGAAACAACGGGTATCGATCCTAAAGACGGGCATCGCTTAGTCGAGATTGGTGCCGTGGAGATGGTTAATCGTCGTTTCACCGGCCGTACCTACCACCAGTATATAAATCCCGAGCGCCATATCGATGCTGAAGTAGTGGCTATTCACGGTATTGATAACGCTAAAATCGCCAATGAGCCGGTGTTCGCCAAAATAGCCGATGAATTTTGGGCGTTTATTGATGGCGCTGAGCTGGTGATCCATAACGCGCCCTTCGACGTGGGCTTTATTGATCATGAGCTCGGCATGCTCAATAAGCAGCGCAGCGGCGTGTCGTTAGGGCCTGTTCGTGAGCACTGCGGCGTTCTTGATACGCTGACGATGGCCAGGAAAATGCATCCTGGTCAGCGCAATAGCCTTGATGCGCTGTGCAAACGCTACGATATTGATAATGGCCACCGTGTGCTGCACGGCGCTTTGTTAGACGCCGAAATCCTCGCTGACGTATATCTAGCGATGACGGGTGGGCAAACGGCGCTAACATTAGACGCAGCCTCTGCTTCGGAGCAGCAGCAGGCCGACACTTCTAACGAGGGCTTGTCGATTCAGCGTTTAACGCTAGCGCCCGGCCAACTGCGCGTGGTTCGCCCCACCGAGCAGGAGCAAGCGGCCCATAAAGCTAAGTGTGAAGCACATCAACTGACGTGGTTTGAGGGCGCAGGTAACGATGCTTAG
- the rnhA gene encoding ribonuclease HI produces the protein MTNKAAEHLPSVTVYTDGACRGNPGPGGWGVVLASGEHKKTLKGYEADTTNNRMELMAAIMALRTLNTPCEVALWTDSQYVRQGITQWIHNWIKRGWKTAAKQPVKNAELWKTLHEETQRHQVAWHWVKGHSGHPGNEHADTLANEAIDEHQKRRA, from the coding sequence TTGACTAATAAGGCTGCCGAGCACCTGCCCAGTGTGACGGTGTATACCGATGGCGCTTGTCGGGGTAATCCTGGCCCCGGTGGCTGGGGCGTTGTGCTGGCGAGTGGCGAGCATAAAAAGACCTTAAAAGGCTACGAAGCAGATACCACTAATAATCGCATGGAATTGATGGCCGCGATCATGGCGCTGCGTACCCTCAATACACCCTGCGAAGTGGCGCTGTGGACTGACTCCCAGTACGTGCGCCAAGGTATCACCCAGTGGATTCATAACTGGATTAAGCGGGGTTGGAAAACGGCCGCTAAGCAGCCGGTCAAAAATGCCGAGCTATGGAAAACCCTTCACGAAGAGACTCAGCGCCATCAAGTAGCGTGGCACTGGGTCAAAGGGCATAGCGGCCATCCCGGCAATGAGCACGCCGACACGCTGGCCAATGAGGCTATCGATGAGCACCAGAAGAGGAGAGCGTGA
- a CDS encoding class I SAM-dependent methyltransferase has translation MSNSTTATTLAKRLINSQPYWQSEAGRSLWESQRACLGPVAETRVGGHSLEMSMGPAMLTMSAIPHAIRWSPTRQQAHSDATLVCPPDQLALPDRCLDVMVIHHWLEDLPDAHLTLKEAARVTADNGILVIFGFNPIGVSGLARQWRKRQQQYPWNGVWRTSSRLRDWLAFVDFDVQRVDYCCFRGRINAKCGEYWESLGRRHNLPLGESYMILARRKQRQAPVQRLKFGLKAPASRASLGATRTSSSAHVQPYQEHQAPTHSKRDQEID, from the coding sequence ATGTCAAATTCGACGACGGCGACAACGCTCGCCAAGCGCTTGATAAATAGCCAGCCCTATTGGCAAAGCGAGGCCGGTCGCTCGCTTTGGGAGTCTCAGCGGGCGTGTCTTGGTCCCGTGGCTGAAACGCGCGTGGGCGGGCACAGTTTGGAAATGAGCATGGGGCCGGCAATGCTGACAATGTCAGCCATTCCACACGCCATCCGCTGGTCGCCGACCCGCCAGCAAGCACATTCAGACGCCACCCTAGTGTGTCCACCTGATCAACTGGCACTGCCAGACCGCTGTTTAGATGTGATGGTTATTCACCACTGGCTTGAGGATCTGCCTGATGCTCATCTGACACTCAAAGAGGCTGCTCGGGTAACGGCTGATAATGGCATTTTAGTGATTTTTGGCTTTAATCCTATTGGCGTCAGTGGGCTTGCCCGCCAGTGGCGTAAACGCCAGCAGCAGTACCCTTGGAACGGCGTTTGGCGTACGTCGAGCCGTCTTCGCGACTGGCTGGCGTTTGTCGACTTTGATGTTCAACGCGTAGACTATTGCTGTTTTAGAGGGCGCATCAACGCCAAGTGCGGTGAGTATTGGGAGTCTTTAGGACGTCGGCATAACCTGCCACTCGGTGAAAGCTATATGATTCTTGCTCGGCGCAAGCAGCGCCAAGCGCCCGTTCAGCGGCTGAAGTTTGGATTAAAAGCACCGGCGTCTCGGGCGTCATTAGGCGCAACCCGCACTAGCTCATCCGCTCACGTGCAACCCTATCAAGAGCATCAGGCTCCAACGCATTCAAAGAGAGATCAAGAGATTGACTAA
- the gloB gene encoding hydroxyacylglutathione hydrolase: MMSVTPIPALSDNYIWLLRQDTSQNVCVVDPGEAAPVIEFLERESLRLESILITHHHHDHTGGLAELIKRYSPHVIGPNNPAIQGIDEFVGDGDQIRIMGRLFEVMATPGHTLDHISYFTPGIPALLFCGDTLFCAGCGRLFEGTPEQMFTALKTFAELPEDTLVFAAHEYTQANLAFARAADPDNDDVKHALQECEKARALDRPTLPSTIGRELKINPYLRVGTDSVRQAAGSQGVNDNDLATFTTLREWKNRF; the protein is encoded by the coding sequence ATGATGAGCGTGACACCGATCCCAGCCCTTAGCGACAACTATATTTGGCTATTAAGACAAGATACCAGTCAAAACGTTTGCGTGGTGGACCCAGGTGAAGCCGCCCCTGTAATCGAGTTTCTTGAGCGGGAGTCACTACGCCTAGAGAGCATCCTGATCACCCATCACCATCATGATCACACCGGCGGCCTAGCCGAATTGATCAAACGTTATTCTCCCCATGTGATCGGCCCCAACAACCCCGCCATTCAAGGTATTGATGAATTTGTGGGGGATGGCGACCAAATTCGCATTATGGGGCGGTTATTTGAGGTCATGGCGACTCCCGGCCATACACTTGACCATATCAGCTATTTTACGCCGGGCATCCCTGCCCTACTGTTTTGTGGCGACACACTTTTCTGCGCTGGCTGTGGCCGTTTATTTGAAGGCACTCCGGAACAAATGTTCACTGCGTTGAAAACATTTGCGGAACTCCCTGAAGATACGCTGGTCTTTGCAGCCCATGAGTACACACAAGCGAATCTTGCGTTTGCTCGTGCTGCGGACCCTGACAATGATGACGTCAAACACGCCTTGCAGGAATGTGAAAAGGCCAGAGCATTGGATCGCCCGACCTTACCCAGCACGATAGGACGCGAGCTGAAAATTAACCCCTACCTGCGCGTGGGTACTGATAGCGTGCGCCAAGCCGCCGGAAGTCAGGGTGTTAACGATAATGACCTCGCAACGTTCACTACTCTACGTGAGTGGAAGAACCGTTTTTAA
- a CDS encoding transglycosylase SLT domain-containing protein, translated as MTYRTIRQRLMLSAGSSVIMGLILAAAASSQASAYEAPRSSTATAQYAANTGMPAATPSPSAFQSHFWEALELEPQDAWTTLRKSFQWQDAPLSADAQARVDAWIEHYQSSPENIATITERATPWLAWISQQVSERGLPGEVALIPFVESSFDPAAKSHRGAAGLWQFMPGTGDALGLIRNGNYDGRLDVVTSTAAALDYLEMQADQWYEGDLMLSLAAYNAGAGTVNRAQHQAQGQGLNGDYWDLTLPYETMQYVPKLKAIATIINDPERYGVVLPEIHSDPAFAKVQLAHAVSLSEASQLLDVSQTALAELNPGLLNGSIDPRSAQTLLVPEEVDAQVLAQLAQGNSPALAQNDSSETHRVERGDSLSAIAAHYNINQQDLIRWNAIDRPGALQPGQLLTLSGR; from the coding sequence ATGACCTATCGAACGATTCGCCAGCGCTTGATGCTGAGCGCTGGCAGCTCCGTCATTATGGGCCTAATTTTAGCCGCCGCGGCCAGTTCTCAAGCATCGGCGTATGAAGCACCAAGATCCTCTACCGCCACCGCGCAATATGCCGCAAATACTGGCATGCCGGCCGCTACTCCAAGCCCCTCTGCTTTCCAGTCGCATTTTTGGGAAGCTTTGGAGCTAGAGCCTCAAGACGCCTGGACGACGCTACGTAAAAGTTTCCAATGGCAAGACGCACCGCTCTCAGCAGATGCCCAAGCAAGGGTAGACGCCTGGATAGAGCACTATCAGTCAAGCCCAGAAAACATCGCCACCATCACTGAACGCGCAACACCTTGGCTTGCCTGGATTAGCCAGCAGGTAAGCGAGCGTGGCCTACCGGGCGAAGTGGCTCTAATTCCCTTTGTAGAAAGCTCGTTTGATCCCGCTGCAAAGAGCCATCGTGGCGCCGCCGGCCTTTGGCAGTTTATGCCCGGCACCGGCGACGCATTAGGCCTGATACGCAACGGCAACTATGACGGTCGGTTAGACGTAGTAACGTCTACCGCTGCGGCACTTGACTACTTAGAAATGCAGGCTGATCAGTGGTATGAAGGTGATTTAATGCTTTCATTAGCTGCTTACAATGCCGGCGCAGGCACTGTTAATCGTGCTCAGCACCAGGCCCAGGGCCAGGGTTTGAACGGCGATTACTGGGACCTCACCCTACCTTACGAAACGATGCAATACGTTCCTAAACTCAAAGCCATCGCAACGATTATCAATGATCCGGAGCGTTACGGTGTCGTTTTGCCTGAGATTCACTCTGACCCAGCGTTTGCCAAAGTGCAGCTAGCCCATGCGGTGAGTCTTTCTGAAGCTTCTCAACTGCTAGATGTGAGCCAAACGGCACTGGCAGAGCTGAATCCCGGCCTGCTTAATGGCAGTATTGATCCGCGAAGTGCGCAGACGCTGCTAGTCCCTGAAGAAGTCGACGCTCAAGTGTTGGCTCAGCTGGCACAAGGCAATAGCCCAGCATTAGCGCAAAACGATAGCAGCGAGACGCATCGCGTTGAGCGAGGCGACAGCCTTTCAGCGATCGCGGCTCATTATAATATCAACCAGCAAGACCTAATTCGCTGGAATGCGATCGATCGTCCCGGTGCTCTACAGCCAGGCCAACTGCTGACGCTCTCTGGGCGCTAA
- a CDS encoding extracellular solute-binding protein, whose amino-acid sequence MPRGVFFAKTLLFASCLLFNASALATEQALDTQAPSYVDKNSVERNSIDRNSVVGDLNTDENNVVPVETVHGLSLYDSPELPEDFAYFPHVNPQAPKGGTITHTAVGGSFDSTNPFIIRGTPASGISQIYDTLMASNPGEPFSLYGLLAEGVRLDPDRHWIEFDLRPEARFQDGEPVTAYDVVFTLNLLREKGNPFYASYYAGVADVIALNEHQVRFTFNDTESRELPLIVAQLPILPRHYWDQHEFTSPTLVAHPGSGPYRISEVDPGRRITFQRDENYWGKDLPVNVGRYNIDRIVYDYYRDRDIAWEAFKAGLTDFREDARAATWAIGYDFPAYEEGLVKRLTVPDVNPSMMQAFVFNLRKQKFQDPRVREALSLTFDFPWLNTNIFYGAYQRTESFFQNSEMEATGFPSEEELALLEPLREELEFSLQSDRLFTEPLPIDTPTDLRERLRLALSLLREAGYAVEDGVLVNQQTGEPLSLEVLLYDSGLERVVQPMLRNMARLGVQTSLRIVDINQYLNRQRNYDYDIVISHFPQSNNPGNEQRDYWTSAAAEAPQSRNRMSLASPAIDSLVETLIRADGRAELDTATRALDRVLRWGFYVIPHYHSGEKRIAVWDKFGYREPFPAYGMDLDAWWVDSDREAELQRRHRRR is encoded by the coding sequence ATGCCGCGTGGTGTATTTTTTGCGAAAACGTTGCTATTCGCCAGCTGCTTACTTTTCAACGCATCGGCGCTCGCGACCGAGCAAGCGCTTGATACCCAGGCGCCCTCCTACGTTGATAAAAACAGCGTTGAAAGAAACAGCATTGATAGAAATAGCGTTGTCGGTGATTTAAATACTGACGAAAACAACGTGGTGCCGGTGGAAACAGTTCATGGGCTATCGCTTTATGATAGCCCCGAACTCCCCGAGGACTTTGCCTACTTTCCCCATGTCAATCCCCAGGCTCCCAAAGGTGGCACGATTACGCATACCGCAGTAGGCGGAAGCTTCGACTCCACTAATCCGTTTATTATCCGAGGCACTCCCGCCAGCGGCATTTCGCAAATTTACGACACCCTGATGGCCAGTAATCCCGGCGAGCCGTTTAGTCTTTACGGCCTGCTTGCAGAAGGGGTACGCCTTGATCCTGATCGGCACTGGATTGAGTTTGACCTGCGCCCAGAAGCACGTTTTCAAGATGGCGAGCCCGTCACCGCGTACGACGTTGTTTTCACGCTTAACCTGCTGCGTGAAAAAGGCAATCCGTTTTACGCCAGCTACTATGCAGGGGTGGCCGACGTTATCGCTCTCAACGAGCATCAGGTGCGCTTTACCTTCAACGACACCGAATCTAGAGAGCTGCCATTAATCGTTGCCCAGCTGCCCATACTGCCCCGCCACTATTGGGATCAGCACGAATTTACGTCGCCGACACTCGTGGCGCATCCTGGCTCCGGCCCTTATCGTATTAGTGAAGTGGATCCAGGTCGTCGGATTACGTTTCAGCGCGATGAGAACTACTGGGGTAAAGATTTACCGGTCAACGTTGGGCGTTACAACATTGATCGCATCGTTTATGACTATTACCGCGACCGCGACATTGCCTGGGAAGCATTTAAGGCCGGGCTAACCGACTTTCGTGAGGACGCACGCGCTGCCACCTGGGCCATTGGCTACGACTTCCCTGCGTATGAAGAAGGCTTGGTGAAGCGCCTAACCGTGCCTGACGTCAACCCTTCGATGATGCAGGCATTTGTATTCAACCTGCGCAAACAGAAATTCCAGGATCCCCGGGTACGTGAAGCACTAAGCCTGACTTTCGATTTCCCTTGGCTGAATACCAATATTTTCTACGGTGCTTACCAGCGCACGGAAAGTTTTTTCCAGAATTCAGAGATGGAAGCCACCGGCTTTCCTTCCGAAGAGGAGCTCGCATTGCTAGAGCCCCTGCGTGAAGAACTTGAATTCTCACTTCAATCTGACCGCTTATTCACTGAACCATTGCCGATTGATACACCCACTGACTTGCGTGAACGTCTTCGCTTAGCACTTTCGCTGCTACGTGAGGCAGGTTACGCGGTAGAAGACGGCGTGCTGGTTAATCAACAAACGGGGGAGCCTTTAAGTCTGGAAGTGCTGCTCTACGACTCGGGTCTTGAACGCGTTGTGCAGCCTATGTTGCGCAACATGGCCCGCCTTGGTGTACAAACATCTCTGCGTATCGTTGATATCAATCAGTATTTAAACCGACAGCGCAATTATGACTATGACATAGTGATTAGCCATTTCCCTCAGTCTAATAATCCCGGCAATGAGCAGCGCGACTATTGGACCAGCGCCGCCGCAGAGGCTCCGCAAAGCCGTAACCGCATGTCACTCGCCAGTCCGGCGATAGATTCGCTGGTGGAAACGTTGATTCGCGCTGACGGACGCGCAGAGCTTGATACCGCCACGCGCGCACTCGACCGTGTATTGCGCTGGGGATTTTACGTTATTCCCCACTATCATTCCGGCGAAAAGCGCATTGCGGTGTGGGATAAATTTGGCTATCGCGAACCCTTCCCTGCCTACGGGATGGATCTGGATGCATGGTGGGTCGACTCCGATCGTGAAGCAGAACTGCAGCGCCGCCATCGCCGCCGCTGA
- a CDS encoding microcin C ABC transporter permease YejB, with protein MARYTLRRLLLMIPTLLGIMLLNFMIVQAAPGGPIDQMLARFEGADAMASTRLDMGGADVQINDDSRGARGIDPRFIEQLEQQFGFDKPAHERFIGMMADYLSLDFGTSFFRDRPVIELMIERLPVSISLGLWTTLLVYLISIPLGIQKALRHGSRFDVWSSGLVIVGYAIPGFLFAILLIVLFAGGTYWDIFPLRGLTSPDFDQLSMLGKVKDYFWHITLPVIAAAIGSFATLTMLTKNSFLDEIHKQYVITARAKGADERRVLYGHVFRNAMLIIIAGLPSAMIGIFFTGALLIEVIFSLDGLGLLGFEAVMQRDYPVIFGTLFLYTVIGLILKLISDLTYVWVDPRIDFSTRES; from the coding sequence GTGGCCCGCTATACCCTTCGCCGACTGCTGCTGATGATCCCAACCCTGTTGGGGATCATGCTACTCAATTTTATGATTGTTCAAGCGGCGCCGGGCGGGCCAATTGATCAAATGTTAGCGCGCTTTGAGGGCGCTGACGCCATGGCCAGCACCCGTTTAGATATGGGCGGTGCGGACGTGCAGATTAACGACGACTCCCGCGGCGCACGCGGCATTGATCCACGTTTTATCGAACAGTTAGAACAGCAGTTCGGTTTTGACAAGCCCGCGCATGAACGCTTTATCGGTATGATGGCGGACTACCTTAGCCTTGATTTTGGCACTAGCTTCTTTCGTGATCGACCCGTTATCGAGCTGATGATCGAGCGTCTTCCCGTATCTATCTCGCTTGGGCTTTGGACAACGTTGCTGGTGTATTTGATCTCCATTCCATTAGGCATTCAGAAAGCGCTGCGCCATGGCTCTCGCTTTGATGTCTGGTCATCGGGGCTCGTCATTGTCGGCTACGCCATTCCCGGCTTTTTGTTTGCGATCCTACTGATCGTCCTTTTTGCCGGCGGAACCTATTGGGATATTTTCCCGTTACGCGGCTTAACCTCACCGGACTTTGACCAGCTCTCGATGCTGGGCAAAGTGAAAGACTATTTCTGGCATATCACGCTTCCAGTCATCGCTGCCGCCATTGGCAGTTTCGCCACTCTCACGATGCTGACCAAAAACAGCTTCCTTGATGAGATACACAAACAGTATGTGATTACCGCTCGCGCGAAAGGCGCTGACGAACGTCGCGTGCTCTATGGGCATGTCTTTCGCAATGCCATGCTCATCATCATCGCGGGCCTGCCTTCAGCGATGATCGGCATTTTCTTCACCGGCGCACTATTGATCGAAGTCATCTTCTCGCTTGACGGTCTTGGGCTGCTTGGCTTTGAGGCGGTCATGCAGCGCGACTATCCGGTCATTTTCGGCACTCTGTTTCTGTACACCGTCATCGGGCTAATTCTCAAGCTGATTTCCGACTTGACCTACGTGTGGGTAGACCCACGTATCGATTTTTCAACCCGGGAGTCGTGA
- a CDS encoding ABC transporter permease → MALLSSRLSPITRRRLAAFKANRRARISLWLFGALFITSLFAELISNDKPIVMHYEGQWYVPLLVDYPETEFGGFLPTGTDYLDPFIQQQIDDNGWALWPANPFSYQTLDMYMTRPSPAAPDRRHLLGTDDQGRDVLARVIYGFRLSVAFALVLTAGSLIISVFAGGVQGYFGGKVDLIGQRVTEIWSGLPVLFLLIILASFVQPGFWWLLGIMLLFSWLGLVDIVRAEFLRARNLEYVRAAKAMGLPSRLIMWRHVLPNAMVATLTFIPFLFTGAIGTLTALDFLGFGLPPGAPSLGELAAQGKNNLHAPWLGITAFMTLAIMLSLLVFIGEGLRDAFDPRHVQQRPVGPAQETQHV, encoded by the coding sequence ATGGCCTTACTATCGTCACGCTTATCACCTATTACTCGCCGCCGCTTGGCCGCGTTTAAAGCCAACCGTCGTGCCCGCATTTCACTCTGGCTATTTGGCGCGTTATTTATCACCAGCCTATTTGCTGAGCTGATTTCCAACGATAAACCCATTGTCATGCACTACGAAGGTCAGTGGTACGTCCCCTTACTGGTGGACTATCCGGAAACCGAATTTGGTGGCTTTCTGCCTACGGGCACCGACTACCTAGACCCCTTCATTCAGCAGCAAATTGATGACAATGGCTGGGCGCTGTGGCCTGCGAACCCTTTCTCTTACCAAACGCTTGATATGTACATGACGCGACCATCGCCTGCAGCGCCGGACCGCCGACATCTGCTGGGAACCGATGACCAAGGCCGCGACGTGCTGGCACGCGTGATCTACGGATTTCGTCTTTCCGTTGCGTTTGCGCTTGTGCTCACCGCAGGGTCACTCATCATTAGCGTTTTTGCAGGCGGTGTGCAGGGCTACTTTGGCGGTAAAGTGGATTTGATCGGTCAGCGGGTGACTGAAATTTGGTCAGGTTTGCCGGTATTGTTCCTACTGATTATTTTAGCAAGCTTTGTGCAACCTGGATTCTGGTGGCTGCTGGGAATTATGCTGCTCTTTTCATGGTTGGGCTTGGTGGATATTGTGCGCGCAGAGTTCCTGCGGGCGCGCAATCTGGAGTACGTACGCGCGGCTAAAGCCATGGGACTTCCATCGCGCTTAATCATGTGGCGCCACGTGCTGCCTAACGCGATGGTCGCGACGCTTACCTTTATTCCCTTTTTATTCACCGGCGCCATTGGCACTCTGACAGCGCTGGATTTCCTTGGGTTTGGCCTGCCGCCGGGCGCTCCTTCACTAGGCGAGCTGGCGGCACAGGGTAAAAATAACCTGCATGCGCCTTGGCTGGGTATTACCGCGTTTATGACGCTCGCAATCATGCTTTCACTGTTGGTATTTATTGGTGAAGGGCTGCGTGATGCGTTTGATCCTCGTCACGTGCAACAGCGCCCAGTCGGCCCTGCCCAGGAGACACAGCATGTCTAA
- a CDS encoding ABC transporter ATP-binding protein: protein MSNNPLLRLENIDIAFDGHQVVHSLSLTLNAGETLAIVGESGSGKSVSALGIANLLPSNATIHGERWLGETNLAGLTPSQWNGIRGNQVGFIFQEPMTSLNPLHRVGKQIGEALRLHQGLSGQAARQRSKVLLEQVKLPRPDELLDAWPHQLSGGQRQRVMIAMAIANNPSLLIADEPTTALDVTVQQEILALLRELRDHHGMGMLFISHDLNLVRRHADRICVMYQGRIQEIGSVEQVFEHPQSDYSKALLAAEPEGRPQAVKQAAPLLTARKLSVSFKRAKTGLFKPQRPDFVAVHPTDFHIAPGETLGIVGESGSGKTTLASAVMRLVTSQGEIILGNDELSSLSGNALRRHRHRLQMVFQDPYGALSPRMPVFDIVSEGLRFHYPHLSDTEVNQRVNQTLREVGLPESCAARYPHEFSGGQRQRIAVARAIILEPELLVLDEPTSALDRTVQKQLVTLLRDLQARRQLSYLFISHDLAVIRAMAHRIMVLKDGEVVEQGDCLDVLASPQHAYTQALISAAHLTS, encoded by the coding sequence ATGTCTAATAACCCGCTCCTGCGCCTTGAAAACATAGATATCGCTTTTGATGGCCACCAAGTGGTTCACTCGCTGTCGCTCACCCTTAACGCGGGTGAAACCTTGGCCATCGTTGGCGAATCCGGCTCGGGCAAATCGGTGTCTGCGCTAGGCATCGCCAATTTACTGCCCAGCAATGCCACGATTCACGGCGAGCGCTGGCTGGGAGAAACAAATCTTGCCGGCTTAACGCCAAGCCAGTGGAACGGCATTCGCGGCAATCAGGTTGGGTTTATCTTTCAAGAGCCAATGACCTCGCTTAATCCTCTTCATCGCGTTGGCAAGCAGATCGGTGAGGCTCTGCGCCTACATCAAGGCCTCAGCGGCCAAGCGGCCCGTCAGCGTAGCAAAGTGCTCCTTGAGCAAGTCAAGCTACCGCGCCCCGACGAGCTGCTGGATGCTTGGCCCCATCAGCTTTCAGGCGGCCAGCGTCAGCGCGTGATGATTGCCATGGCCATCGCCAACAATCCATCACTTCTGATAGCCGACGAGCCCACCACCGCTCTGGATGTGACGGTGCAGCAGGAGATCCTCGCCCTGCTGCGCGAACTTCGCGATCACCACGGAATGGGCATGCTGTTTATCAGCCATGACTTAAACCTAGTACGCCGTCATGCTGATCGCATCTGCGTCATGTATCAGGGCCGTATACAAGAAATAGGGTCCGTTGAGCAGGTCTTTGAGCACCCGCAAAGTGATTACTCCAAGGCGCTGCTGGCAGCTGAGCCAGAAGGCAGGCCGCAGGCCGTTAAGCAAGCGGCCCCGCTACTCACCGCTCGAAAGCTCAGCGTCAGTTTTAAGCGCGCTAAAACCGGCTTATTTAAACCACAGCGCCCCGATTTTGTGGCCGTTCACCCGACTGACTTTCATATCGCACCAGGAGAAACGTTAGGCATTGTGGGTGAGTCGGGTTCAGGTAAAACCACGCTGGCATCAGCGGTTATGCGCCTAGTCACAAGTCAAGGCGAGATCATCCTTGGCAACGATGAATTAAGCAGTCTAAGCGGCAACGCATTGCGGCGTCATCGCCACCGCCTGCAGATGGTGTTCCAAGATCCTTATGGCGCGCTCTCGCCAAGGATGCCGGTATTTGACATTGTGAGTGAGGGGCTTCGCTTTCACTACCCTCACTTGAGCGATACAGAGGTCAATCAGCGGGTTAATCAAACCCTTCGTGAGGTAGGATTACCGGAAAGCTGTGCTGCTCGCTATCCGCATGAGTTTTCCGGTGGCCAGCGCCAGCGCATTGCTGTGGCCAGAGCGATTATTTTAGAACCAGAGCTTTTAGTGCTTGATGAACCAACGTCAGCGTTAGACCGAACCGTCCAAAAACAGCTAGTGACACTGCTGCGCGACCTGCAGGCTCGCCGCCAATTGAGCTATCTATTTATTAGCCACGATTTAGCCGTTATCCGCGCCATGGCCCACCGCATTATGGTGCTTAAAGATGGGGAAGTGGTTGAGCAAGGTGATTGCCTGGATGTGCTTGCATCCCCACAGCACGCTTATACTCAGGCGTTGATTTCAGCGGCTCATTTAACAAGCTAA
- a CDS encoding pseudouridine synthase — MRLDRFLSETSPLTRSLAKRALKNGEVTLNGEPIKQSATQIDTDNDVVVLNGERLALVGIRYIMLHKPVDVECNARRGLYPRVIDLIDLPKVERLQPVGRLDVDTTGLLLLTDDGHWSHRVTSPRHRCAKVYIAELAEPMEGSAAEWAISQVADGLMLDGEETLTQPALLRFLSPTQAELTITEGRYHQVKRMFAALGNHVNSLHRSSIGDVALDENLAPGEWRELTEAEIASF, encoded by the coding sequence ATGCGCCTTGATCGATTTTTAAGTGAAACCTCTCCGTTAACCCGCAGCCTAGCCAAGCGAGCGCTGAAAAATGGTGAAGTCACCTTAAATGGTGAGCCTATTAAACAGTCGGCGACCCAGATTGATACGGATAACGATGTTGTCGTACTTAACGGCGAACGGCTGGCGCTAGTTGGCATTCGTTATATTATGCTGCATAAGCCAGTGGACGTTGAATGTAACGCTCGCCGTGGACTGTATCCGCGGGTAATAGACCTGATCGATCTCCCCAAAGTAGAGCGCTTGCAGCCAGTAGGGCGTTTAGATGTAGATACCACCGGTTTGCTGCTGCTAACCGATGACGGCCACTGGTCGCACCGCGTTACGTCACCACGTCACCGCTGCGCCAAAGTGTATATCGCCGAGCTGGCCGAGCCGATGGAAGGCTCAGCCGCGGAGTGGGCGATTAGCCAAGTTGCTGATGGCTTGATGCTTGATGGTGAGGAAACGCTGACCCAGCCGGCTTTACTGCGCTTCCTTTCGCCAACCCAAGCCGAACTCACCATTACCGAAGGACGCTACCACCAAGTGAAGCGCATGTTTGCTGCATTGGGGAATCACGTGAATTCACTGCATCGTAGCTCAATCGGTGATGTGGCGTTGGACGAGAATCTGGCCCCAGGCGAGTGGCGCGAATTAACTGAAGCCGAAATTGCCAGTTTTTAA